A region of Selenomonadales bacterium 4137-cl DNA encodes the following proteins:
- a CDS encoding molybdopterin-binding protein, which produces MAIKKVRVEEAVGMVLGHDITKIVPGEYKGPAFKKGHIIRDEDIPHLKNIGKEHIYLIELTAGQVHENEAVTRIARAVAGPGITLAEPSEGKVNLKAAADGLLKVDRELVTAINGVEHAVLSTLQGNLPVKAGALLASVKVVPLVVEMATVEAVEKLAVSKSVISVMPMRNLKVAAVITGNEVFHGRIEDRFGPVFAAKAAQYGATLIGTTFRPDDPELIKEAILAYKDQGADVIVASGGMSVDPDDVTPDAIRATGAEVVSYGSPVLPGAMFMLAYLGDVAVMGMPACGMYSKTTAFDMILPRVLAGERLRKGDIAALGYGGLCLSCPQCTYPHCHFGKA; this is translated from the coding sequence ATGGCGATAAAAAAAGTACGGGTTGAAGAAGCGGTCGGAATGGTCTTGGGCCATGACATCACCAAAATCGTGCCTGGCGAATACAAAGGCCCGGCCTTCAAGAAAGGCCACATCATCCGGGACGAGGACATTCCCCATCTGAAAAATATCGGCAAAGAGCATATCTACTTAATTGAACTTACCGCCGGGCAGGTGCACGAAAACGAGGCCGTCACCCGCATCGCCCGGGCGGTGGCTGGCCCCGGGATTACCCTTGCCGAGCCGTCCGAAGGCAAGGTCAACCTCAAAGCGGCCGCTGATGGGCTCCTGAAGGTCGACCGCGAGTTGGTGACAGCCATAAACGGCGTAGAACACGCCGTGCTTTCCACCCTCCAGGGCAACCTCCCCGTGAAAGCCGGCGCCCTGCTGGCCTCGGTCAAGGTCGTGCCGCTGGTAGTGGAGATGGCCACCGTGGAGGCGGTGGAGAAACTTGCCGTGTCGAAAAGCGTAATCTCCGTGATGCCGATGCGCAACCTAAAGGTAGCGGCCGTCATCACCGGCAACGAGGTCTTCCACGGCCGCATCGAAGACCGTTTCGGCCCGGTTTTCGCAGCCAAGGCGGCTCAGTACGGCGCCACCCTGATCGGTACCACCTTCCGGCCGGATGACCCTGAACTCATCAAAGAAGCGATCCTTGCCTATAAAGACCAGGGGGCTGACGTAATCGTCGCTTCCGGCGGCATGTCGGTCGATCCCGACGACGTAACCCCTGACGCCATCCGCGCCACCGGGGCCGAAGTGGTCAGCTACGGCAGCCCGGTCCTCCCCGGCGCGATGTTTATGCTCGCCTACCTGGGCGATGTCGCCGTAATGGGTATGCCGGCCTGCGGCATGTACTCCAAAACCACCGCGTTTGACATGATATTACCGCGCGTGCTGGCTGGCGAGCGGCTGCGGAAAGGCGACATCGCCGCCCTCGGGTACGGCGGCTTATGCCTGTCTTGCCCTCAGTGCACCTATCCCCACTGCCACTTCGGCAAAGCATGA
- a CDS encoding nucleotidyltransferase family protein encodes MIAAVVLAAGGSRRMGRPKQLLPLAGRPLVWHVAAAACRSVAGEVLVVTGAEQTAVKAAVACLPAKVIPNQSWREGQASSLKAGLNAVSPSARAVIFLLADQPLVTPELIDSLAAAWRAGGGSIVAPVAGGRRGNPVLFDLGRWLQPLTALAGDAGARTVIAANPDQLTAVPVVDEAMFFDVDTPDQYEEIKRLYKAIHPGGH; translated from the coding sequence ATGATTGCCGCGGTAGTCCTTGCCGCCGGCGGTTCCCGGCGGATGGGCCGCCCCAAGCAACTTCTGCCGCTCGCCGGCCGGCCGTTGGTTTGGCATGTCGCCGCTGCCGCCTGCCGGTCGGTCGCCGGCGAAGTGCTCGTTGTCACCGGAGCGGAGCAGACCGCCGTTAAGGCCGCCGTCGCCTGTCTGCCTGCCAAAGTGATTCCCAACCAATCCTGGCGCGAAGGTCAGGCGAGTTCGCTTAAGGCAGGACTGAACGCCGTGAGCCCAAGTGCGCGGGCGGTTATCTTCCTGCTCGCCGACCAGCCGCTCGTCACCCCGGAATTGATCGATTCGCTGGCGGCGGCCTGGCGTGCCGGCGGCGGATCCATCGTCGCTCCGGTCGCCGGCGGTAGACGCGGCAACCCGGTGCTATTCGACCTGGGCCGCTGGCTGCAGCCGTTAACGGCCCTTGCTGGCGACGCTGGCGCCAGGACGGTCATCGCCGCCAACCCGGATCAGCTAACCGCCGTGCCGGTCGTCGATGAGGCGATGTTCTTCGATGTCGACACCCCCGACCAGTACGAAGAAATAAAACGCCTTTATAAAGCAATACACCCTGGAGGCCACTGA
- the nth gene encoding endonuclease III, whose amino-acid sequence MRINKATRDNILAALAATYGGATTALEYGSPFELLVAVVLSAQCTDTRVNIITSRLFPAYDTPAKMLGLGEEGLAELIRDCGLYRAKARNLIAACAMLLEDYGGEVPGNFDDLTRLPGVGRKTANVLLSQLFAVPAIAVDTHVFRVARRLGLATGKTPEQVEEGLMKVVPRHDWSDAHHWLIWHGRKICKARRPDCEGCPLKELCPSAFK is encoded by the coding sequence TTGCGCATCAATAAAGCGACCCGCGATAACATCCTCGCCGCCCTCGCGGCAACATACGGCGGCGCCACAACCGCCCTCGAATACGGCTCGCCCTTCGAACTGCTCGTCGCCGTCGTCCTCTCCGCCCAATGCACCGACACGCGGGTCAACATCATCACCAGCCGCCTGTTCCCGGCCTACGACACACCGGCAAAAATGCTTGGCCTCGGTGAGGAAGGCCTGGCGGAGCTCATCCGCGACTGCGGCCTCTACCGCGCCAAGGCCCGCAACCTGATCGCCGCCTGCGCCATGCTGCTCGAAGACTACGGGGGCGAAGTGCCGGGAAACTTCGATGATCTGACGCGACTTCCCGGGGTGGGACGCAAGACCGCCAACGTCCTCCTCAGCCAACTGTTCGCCGTGCCCGCCATCGCCGTCGATACCCACGTCTTCCGGGTCGCAAGGCGGCTCGGCCTGGCAACAGGCAAGACGCCCGAGCAGGTCGAAGAGGGGCTGATGAAAGTTGTGCCGCGCCACGACTGGAGCGACGCCCATCACTGGCTCATCTGGCACGGGCGCAAAATCTGCAAGGCCCGGCGTCCCGATTGTGAGGGATGCCCGCTGAAAGAGCTTTGTCCCAGTGCCTTCAAATAA
- a CDS encoding methyl-accepting chemotaxis protein: MDAQIRLATVGSSQVVADELLDAARHLLGKEVGGRSYAIGDVGDHSVADLFICLPTRVEEAAKKIPRDKLVALELIPNAFFYVKVAMLPPGSRVAVFNNNTAQAEMIARYCQEHGITHVEYYYIQYSELSHEEICAKLGTARYIIGAERIVGAGGVLPTKYGAYLRPDAIVIGATRIATTDSVCTLMRWITLFNHKRVANEVASLTGHLNGKLQELAAASTEVSRSITANSATINDVDARMNLELAKVDETSRQSETLVTATRNIGGIAETIKNVADQTNLLALNAAIEAARVGEHGRGFAVVAQEVRKLAEETRGSTDTIRKSVNEVQTMVGQITPALGSLSSEMSANQRQIAKIAEAAATESRSVADIVQALSGIREISDKLQSTVLKLTES, translated from the coding sequence TTGGATGCGCAAATTCGCCTGGCTACTGTTGGTAGCTCGCAGGTTGTCGCCGATGAACTGCTCGACGCCGCCCGCCACCTGCTTGGGAAAGAGGTCGGCGGCCGATCCTACGCAATCGGTGACGTTGGCGACCACTCTGTCGCTGACCTTTTTATCTGCCTGCCCACCCGGGTGGAGGAAGCGGCCAAAAAAATCCCCCGCGACAAGCTGGTTGCCCTTGAGCTTATCCCCAATGCTTTTTTTTATGTCAAGGTGGCGATGCTGCCCCCCGGAAGCCGGGTTGCCGTCTTCAACAACAACACTGCCCAGGCCGAGATGATCGCCAGGTATTGCCAGGAGCACGGCATTACTCATGTCGAGTACTATTACATCCAATACAGCGAGCTTTCCCATGAGGAGATCTGTGCCAAACTGGGAACGGCGCGTTATATCATCGGCGCGGAGCGTATCGTCGGCGCCGGCGGCGTTCTGCCGACGAAATACGGCGCTTATCTAAGGCCCGACGCGATCGTGATCGGCGCCACCCGCATCGCCACTACCGATTCAGTTTGCACGCTGATGCGCTGGATAACCCTTTTCAATCACAAACGCGTGGCGAACGAGGTCGCCTCCCTGACCGGCCATCTCAACGGCAAACTGCAGGAACTCGCAGCCGCTTCGACCGAGGTGTCGCGCTCGATTACCGCTAATTCGGCCACGATCAACGATGTGGACGCGCGAATGAACCTTGAACTGGCCAAAGTCGACGAGACTAGCCGCCAGTCAGAGACGCTGGTGACAGCCACCCGCAATATCGGCGGGATCGCGGAGACAATCAAGAATGTCGCCGACCAGACCAACCTGCTGGCGCTCAACGCCGCTATCGAGGCGGCGAGGGTCGGCGAGCACGGCCGCGGCTTCGCGGTCGTCGCCCAGGAGGTGCGCAAGCTGGCCGAGGAAACACGCGGCTCGACGGACACCATCCGCAAGTCGGTAAACGAGGTGCAGACGATGGTCGGCCAAATTACGCCCGCACTTGGCTCACTGTCCTCGGAGATGAGCGCCAATCAGCGGCAGATAGCCAAGATCGCCGAAGCCGCCGCCACGGAAAGCCGGTCGGTCGCCGACATTGTACAGGCGCTGTCGGGCATCCGCGAGATCAGCGATAAACTGCAGTCAACGGTACTGAAGCTGACGGAAAGCTAA
- a CDS encoding N-acetyltransferase translates to MLYRKPTFKDVEAIHKLVNDYAEKGLMLARSRNVLYETLRDMIVAEEDGRILGVGALHLVWDELAEIRALAVAPETVRKGVGRVLVAKLTEEAVELGVKTLFALTYQPEFFAKQGFNEANKDKLPHKVWKECINCPKFPNCDEIAMMKEI, encoded by the coding sequence ATGCTTTATCGTAAGCCAACCTTTAAAGATGTCGAGGCTATACATAAACTGGTCAACGATTACGCGGAGAAGGGCCTGATGCTCGCCCGGTCGCGCAACGTGCTCTACGAGACACTGCGGGACATGATTGTCGCCGAGGAGGACGGCCGGATTCTCGGCGTCGGCGCGCTCCATCTTGTCTGGGACGAACTCGCCGAAATCAGGGCCCTGGCGGTTGCTCCGGAAACGGTCCGGAAAGGCGTCGGCCGCGTTCTGGTCGCCAAGCTGACGGAAGAAGCCGTCGAACTGGGCGTCAAAACGCTGTTCGCACTGACTTATCAGCCGGAATTCTTTGCCAAGCAGGGCTTTAACGAGGCCAACAAGGACAAACTCCCCCACAAAGTATGGAAAGAGTGCATAAACTGCCCCAAATTCCCCAACTGCGACGAAATCGCCATGATGAAGGAAATCTGA
- a CDS encoding PD-(D/E)XK nuclease family protein — translation MHTLYCTPLGETMRDEFVAELAGAVEQGRGHEHAFLLPSAHLLGAVRRELRVRGPVSYEQPGLLAFDDLVGEIAALAGYPHRLMDRMTQEIVVADILDSLNKRQALPYFSAISTFPGYISTVTSLLAEIKRTAAPPEEFPVGASGSQAKDAEVHAIYAAYQGVLATRKLADLEEMYFLAIQALAEGVTLPYRKVFISEFYILTPLQLALVKELKRVAAVDIGIVYEPNRPEVFAAVEQTYTDLVGMGFAPVHVAARRRTAVEHAHIRRNLFAAKPATIDAAPGLAVVSSPTRTKEMAVTAARIKKLLLSGDCRPAEIAVVVRDTSAWADFQDICGDFGLPVSLAREERLVDQPPARLLVNALTAKTDGGARATVLNLIKSPLVADALGIDADAVEQAALSKVIRSWRDWFGVFKGENSPENLNESRKSFDTLGRLVTSLPRQGTCAAFAAALKTVLDTLRIPTTLGEAYKTGRLPLPVLQAGLLAWQKCGETLDAVTEGFAFAGQADKLLPAAEFLRFFRQALAGQSIRLEGHNDQAVQVVSPAGVRGVTFRAVFILGLTDGEFPLRERENWLYDDRERAEMAALGLTLTTASFRRAEEDFYFAIAVALAGETLTLSGREDAETLLSPYVAEVVRLFAPATVIAEKYSAVEFFPAAYDGVFSARELAGKALLDTGDYAGPEACAAAAYVLATLTDDDFVRRVAVEKDRGRGCDPYGGFVGNDGGGHGPSVFSITALEEYAQCPFRYFATRSLKLREWEEKEEEAGYDVIGNIYHEVLAAFLRAHRGETLDAAKSEDYREELAVALDDVCRRLAEGDKSFNTKAWDYRRRRLEATLRRWLDFEIAEQNGDGLAFTPAFLEWGFGLPLAEGMDAASVSEPLEIVVGDRQLRIVGKIDRIDAAGDKLAVTDYKRKSTPRFRDLAAGTDLQAALYIMAAERFLCPAGGEVAGGGYYSVENARKEGGMWRAELAGDIGHRAAKDAGNLAAADWDALQAELRRLAGEYCAGIRRGEFPVRPALDCPPYCVARSMCRYRPEDGRPAGGETNG, via the coding sequence ATGCACACACTCTACTGCACCCCGCTGGGCGAAACGATGCGGGACGAGTTCGTCGCCGAACTGGCCGGGGCCGTTGAACAGGGGCGCGGCCATGAGCATGCTTTTCTCCTGCCCAGCGCTCACCTGCTCGGCGCCGTCCGCCGCGAACTGCGGGTCCGCGGCCCGGTCAGCTATGAGCAGCCCGGCCTGCTGGCCTTCGACGATCTTGTCGGCGAAATCGCCGCCCTTGCCGGGTACCCTCACCGCCTGATGGACAGGATGACCCAGGAAATCGTTGTGGCCGATATCCTCGACAGCCTGAACAAAAGGCAGGCGCTGCCCTATTTCAGCGCCATTTCCACCTTCCCCGGCTATATCAGCACGGTCACCAGCCTCCTGGCCGAGATCAAGCGCACGGCCGCCCCGCCCGAAGAATTCCCCGTGGGCGCCAGCGGCAGCCAGGCCAAGGACGCCGAGGTCCACGCCATCTATGCGGCGTACCAGGGCGTGCTGGCGACGCGTAAACTGGCCGACCTCGAAGAAATGTACTTCCTGGCGATACAGGCCCTGGCAGAAGGGGTGACTCTACCGTACCGGAAGGTATTTATAAGCGAATTCTATATCCTAACTCCGCTGCAGCTCGCTCTGGTCAAAGAGCTTAAGCGGGTGGCGGCGGTAGACATCGGCATCGTTTACGAGCCTAACCGGCCGGAAGTGTTCGCCGCCGTCGAACAGACCTACACCGACCTCGTCGGGATGGGGTTCGCGCCCGTCCACGTCGCTGCCAGGCGGCGGACGGCTGTCGAACACGCCCACATCCGCCGCAACCTGTTCGCGGCCAAACCGGCGACAATCGATGCGGCTCCCGGCCTCGCCGTCGTCAGCAGCCCTACCCGGACGAAGGAGATGGCGGTGACCGCCGCCCGTATCAAAAAACTGCTGCTGTCCGGCGATTGCCGTCCGGCGGAGATCGCCGTCGTCGTCCGCGACACCTCCGCGTGGGCCGATTTTCAAGACATATGCGGCGATTTCGGCCTGCCGGTCAGCCTGGCCCGCGAGGAACGGTTGGTCGACCAGCCGCCGGCCCGCCTGCTGGTGAACGCCCTAACCGCCAAAACCGACGGTGGCGCCCGCGCCACCGTCCTCAACCTGATCAAGTCGCCGCTGGTCGCCGACGCTCTCGGCATCGACGCCGACGCCGTCGAGCAGGCCGCGCTGAGCAAGGTCATCCGTTCCTGGCGGGACTGGTTCGGCGTCTTCAAAGGCGAAAACTCACCTGAAAACCTAAATGAATCACGTAAGAGCTTCGACACTCTCGGCCGCCTGGTAACGAGCCTGCCCCGGCAGGGGACGTGCGCGGCGTTCGCGGCCGCGCTGAAAACCGTCCTCGACACCCTCCGCATCCCGACGACTCTGGGGGAAGCCTACAAGACCGGCCGTCTGCCCCTGCCCGTGCTTCAGGCCGGTCTGCTGGCATGGCAAAAATGCGGCGAAACCCTTGACGCCGTAACGGAAGGCTTCGCATTCGCCGGACAGGCCGACAAACTGCTTCCGGCCGCCGAATTTCTGCGGTTCTTCCGTCAGGCGCTCGCGGGACAGTCGATCAGGCTTGAGGGCCACAACGACCAGGCGGTGCAGGTGGTAAGCCCGGCCGGAGTGCGGGGCGTCACTTTCCGGGCCGTATTCATCCTCGGCCTGACCGACGGCGAATTCCCCTTGCGGGAACGCGAAAACTGGCTGTACGACGACCGCGAACGGGCCGAAATGGCCGCCCTCGGGCTGACCCTGACCACCGCGTCGTTCCGGCGGGCGGAGGAGGATTTCTATTTCGCCATCGCCGTCGCTCTCGCCGGTGAAACGCTAACCCTCAGCGGCCGCGAGGACGCCGAGACGCTGCTCTCCCCTTATGTGGCCGAGGTTGTGCGCCTGTTCGCGCCGGCAACGGTCATCGCCGAAAAGTACAGTGCCGTCGAGTTCTTTCCCGCCGCTTATGACGGGGTTTTCTCGGCCCGCGAACTGGCCGGCAAGGCCCTCCTCGACACCGGAGACTACGCCGGGCCCGAAGCGTGCGCCGCCGCCGCTTACGTTCTCGCCACCCTCACCGACGACGACTTCGTCCGGCGGGTGGCGGTCGAGAAGGACCGCGGCCGCGGCTGTGATCCTTACGGCGGCTTTGTCGGCAATGATGGCGGGGGACACGGGCCGTCCGTGTTCAGCATCACCGCCCTCGAGGAATACGCCCAGTGCCCGTTCCGCTACTTCGCCACCCGCAGCCTGAAGCTCAGGGAGTGGGAGGAAAAGGAGGAGGAGGCCGGCTACGACGTTATCGGCAACATCTATCACGAAGTGCTGGCGGCCTTCCTCCGCGCCCATCGCGGCGAAACCCTCGACGCCGCCAAAAGCGAAGATTACCGCGAAGAACTGGCCGTCGCCCTGGATGACGTCTGCCGCCGTCTCGCGGAGGGCGACAAATCCTTTAACACCAAGGCCTGGGATTACCGGCGACGCCGTCTCGAAGCGACGCTCCGCCGCTGGCTGGACTTTGAAATCGCCGAGCAGAACGGCGACGGCCTCGCTTTTACCCCCGCCTTCCTCGAATGGGGTTTTGGCCTGCCGTTGGCGGAAGGGATGGACGCTGCCTCGGTGTCCGAGCCGCTGGAGATTGTCGTCGGCGACCGGCAATTGAGGATCGTCGGCAAAATCGACCGTATCGACGCGGCTGGCGACAAACTGGCGGTCACGGACTATAAACGCAAATCCACACCCCGCTTCCGCGACCTGGCGGCCGGCACCGACCTGCAGGCCGCCCTCTACATCATGGCGGCCGAGCGGTTCCTGTGCCCGGCCGGCGGCGAAGTGGCCGGCGGGGGTTACTACTCGGTGGAGAATGCCAGGAAGGAAGGCGGCATGTGGCGGGCCGAACTCGCGGGCGATATCGGTCACCGCGCCGCCAAAGACGCCGGCAACCTCGCTGCCGCCGACTGGGATGCCCTGCAGGCGGAATTGCGGCGTCTGGCCGGGGAATACTGCGCCGGCATCCGCAGAGGGGAATTCCCGGTGCGGCCGGCGTTGGATTGCCCGCCCTATTGCGTCGCCCGCTCCATGTGCCGTTACCGGCCTGAAGACGGACGTCCGGCGGGAGGTGAGACCAATGGCTGA
- a CDS encoding UvrD-helicase domain-containing protein, producing the protein MAEFTSAQQAAIQALDANVAVSAGAGAGKTRVLVERYLNILARDQAACDGILAITFTNKAAKEMKERIRKRASELAAAADGEEGRRWRAVLGELEYAPIGTFHSFCARVLRENPVEAALDPNFAVLDEAETALLTEKALAEVFTAALAEGAPWLDNLLLTYDKALLTAVVPDLYDKIAAAGLLGDELSERLAAPYRQAVDAAAALKEDLAGLCGELIAYKDNLKKTGAQFARVDRLARDWQKVAAAIAAADGSADAATVLRDYLDCLDRRSGDRDIVAAIRETLGRLRQVPCDRAALSLIPDLCRLLTELDAVLAAHKREQRVLTFTDLETRTADLLKGCPGVRQRYLSRIRYIMVDEFQDTNDLQRQIVYLVAGGDAEKLQGRKLFVVGDPKQSIYRFRGADVAVFARVRDDIAARGGEILDLDVNFRSMDSLLTLFNECFAAVMGTAEDAVPFQPLGAFRSECRSVGGAAEFIVVAADGETGDPRKEEAAAVARRIGAMVAGCEPLVDRDAVPRPVSYGDIAVLFRTVTDLDTYAAALQTAGIPYYVVGGRGFYHRQEIIDILNLLQVIDNRGNETALAGVLRSPLFLLSDDALLALKKGGGSLWQGLERHADIAGLPEEQRQAAARAWRVIAGLRDLRGAVGVSRLIRLALDQTGYLNFVLTQFMGQQKYANLLKLAAVADAFESKGAATLGEFLRYVAKLVAGEVHESEAQVESEGGDTVKLMTIHKAKGLEYPVVFIPDLQRRFRDETGPLIFSAEKGLGLKVPGDGGELVAASVYAEVASCEKKLSLLELKRVLYVAFTRAKDYLVLSAAGGKVTVGKDFTALGTWLGWLGKVYSFDNLAALPGRLAVDKAPILVSVGQTLSPPLCPVTGGDTEASVAAGWIEELAGRIAALPPVRPEPVFTVSAIGKFRQCPRSFFYGFIAALPEPAVEAPFRADPARPPGRIIGDVLHRSLELADPRLPADEWLARAAAEKAPIRWRQAAMAEVRPLLARYTASDLFREIAACSVRREWQFAFRLPDHDGRESYPFTGRVDCLLDYRDGSFGIVDYKTDRVTAREAHDKAEEYAPQLALYAMAAEAAGQGTVRNARLHFLRPGVTVAVPVDEASRAAAAAALAVACRHISGGEREEDYPADTSWCLRCGYRVLCSACLPE; encoded by the coding sequence ATGGCTGAATTCACCTCCGCCCAGCAAGCCGCCATCCAGGCCTTGGATGCCAACGTAGCCGTTTCGGCGGGCGCCGGGGCCGGCAAGACCCGCGTTCTTGTCGAACGCTACCTCAACATCCTCGCCCGCGACCAGGCCGCATGCGACGGAATCCTGGCCATCACCTTTACCAACAAGGCGGCCAAGGAAATGAAGGAACGGATTCGCAAACGGGCGTCGGAGCTGGCTGCGGCCGCCGACGGCGAGGAAGGCCGCCGGTGGCGCGCGGTGCTCGGCGAACTGGAGTATGCCCCCATCGGTACCTTTCACAGCTTCTGCGCCCGCGTGCTGCGCGAAAACCCCGTCGAAGCGGCGCTCGACCCCAACTTTGCAGTGCTTGACGAAGCGGAAACAGCCCTCCTGACCGAAAAGGCGCTGGCCGAAGTATTCACCGCCGCGCTGGCCGAGGGCGCTCCCTGGCTCGACAACCTCCTCCTCACCTACGACAAGGCGCTCCTGACCGCCGTCGTGCCCGACCTCTATGATAAAATTGCCGCCGCCGGCCTGCTCGGCGACGAACTATCCGAACGGCTGGCCGCTCCCTATCGACAGGCGGTCGACGCCGCCGCCGCTCTCAAAGAAGACCTTGCGGGGCTGTGCGGCGAGCTCATCGCCTATAAAGACAACCTCAAGAAGACAGGCGCCCAATTCGCCCGCGTCGACAGGCTCGCCCGCGACTGGCAAAAGGTTGCGGCCGCCATCGCCGCCGCCGACGGGAGCGCCGACGCCGCTACCGTGCTGCGCGATTACCTCGATTGTCTCGACCGCCGCTCCGGCGACCGGGACATCGTCGCCGCCATCAGGGAGACGCTCGGGCGTCTCCGTCAGGTCCCCTGCGACCGGGCCGCCCTCAGCCTCATCCCCGATCTCTGCCGCCTGCTCACCGAGCTTGACGCAGTCCTGGCCGCGCACAAGCGAGAGCAGCGGGTACTCACCTTCACCGACCTGGAAACCCGCACCGCCGACCTCCTTAAGGGATGTCCCGGAGTCAGACAGAGGTACCTAAGCCGCATCCGCTACATCATGGTGGACGAATTCCAGGACACCAACGACCTGCAGCGCCAGATCGTCTACCTCGTGGCCGGCGGCGATGCCGAAAAACTGCAGGGCCGCAAACTGTTCGTCGTCGGCGACCCCAAGCAGTCCATTTACCGTTTCCGCGGCGCCGACGTGGCCGTCTTCGCCCGTGTTCGCGACGACATTGCGGCCCGCGGCGGCGAAATCCTCGACCTCGACGTCAACTTCCGCTCCATGGACAGCCTGCTGACCCTCTTCAACGAGTGCTTTGCCGCCGTCATGGGTACGGCCGAGGATGCCGTCCCCTTCCAGCCGCTGGGGGCGTTTCGCAGCGAATGCCGGTCGGTGGGAGGCGCGGCCGAGTTTATTGTCGTCGCCGCTGACGGCGAAACCGGGGACCCGCGGAAAGAAGAGGCTGCAGCCGTGGCGCGGCGGATCGGCGCGATGGTGGCCGGCTGCGAGCCGCTCGTCGACAGGGACGCCGTACCGCGGCCGGTGAGCTACGGCGATATTGCCGTCCTCTTCCGCACCGTCACCGATCTTGACACCTACGCCGCCGCGCTGCAGACCGCCGGCATCCCGTATTACGTCGTCGGCGGCCGGGGCTTCTATCACCGTCAGGAAATCATCGACATCCTCAACCTCCTGCAGGTGATCGACAACCGCGGCAACGAAACGGCGCTCGCCGGGGTGCTGAGATCACCCCTCTTCCTGCTCTCAGACGACGCCCTGCTGGCGCTGAAGAAGGGTGGCGGGAGCTTATGGCAGGGGCTTGAGCGCCACGCCGACATTGCCGGGTTGCCGGAAGAGCAGCGCCAGGCCGCCGCGCGCGCCTGGCGGGTTATCGCCGGTCTCCGCGACCTGCGAGGGGCGGTGGGGGTTTCCCGGCTCATCCGCCTCGCGTTGGATCAGACCGGCTACCTGAATTTCGTGCTAACCCAATTCATGGGCCAGCAGAAATACGCCAACCTTCTCAAGCTCGCGGCGGTGGCCGACGCCTTCGAGAGCAAAGGGGCCGCCACGCTCGGCGAATTCCTGCGCTACGTCGCCAAGCTGGTCGCCGGCGAGGTCCACGAAAGCGAAGCCCAGGTCGAGAGCGAAGGCGGCGATACCGTTAAACTGATGACCATTCACAAGGCCAAAGGATTAGAGTACCCCGTCGTCTTCATCCCCGATCTCCAGCGCCGTTTCCGCGACGAGACCGGCCCCCTCATTTTCAGCGCGGAGAAGGGACTGGGCCTGAAGGTCCCGGGCGACGGCGGCGAACTCGTCGCCGCCTCCGTTTATGCTGAGGTCGCCTCTTGCGAGAAGAAACTATCCCTGCTTGAGCTCAAACGGGTGCTTTACGTGGCTTTCACCCGCGCCAAGGATTACCTTGTCCTGTCGGCCGCCGGCGGCAAGGTGACCGTCGGCAAGGACTTCACCGCGCTCGGCACGTGGCTGGGATGGCTCGGCAAGGTCTATAGCTTCGACAATCTGGCTGCCCTCCCCGGGCGACTGGCGGTCGACAAGGCCCCCATCCTCGTCAGCGTTGGCCAAACGCTGTCGCCGCCGCTCTGCCCCGTCACAGGCGGAGACACAGAAGCAAGCGTAGCCGCAGGCTGGATCGAGGAGCTTGCCGGGCGCATCGCCGCCCTGCCGCCCGTCCGTCCCGAACCCGTTTTCACCGTCAGCGCCATCGGCAAATTCCGGCAATGCCCCCGCTCCTTCTTTTACGGCTTCATCGCCGCCCTGCCGGAACCGGCGGTCGAAGCGCCGTTCAGAGCCGATCCCGCCAGGCCGCCGGGGCGCATCATCGGCGATGTCCTTCACCGCTCCCTGGAGCTGGCTGATCCGCGCCTGCCGGCCGACGAATGGCTGGCCAGAGCGGCGGCGGAAAAGGCGCCAATCCGTTGGCGCCAGGCGGCGATGGCCGAAGTTCGGCCGTTGCTGGCTCGCTACACCGCCAGCGACCTTTTCCGGGAAATAGCCGCATGCTCCGTGCGGCGGGAGTGGCAGTTCGCCTTTCGGCTCCCCGACCACGACGGGCGCGAATCCTACCCCTTCACGGGCCGCGTCGACTGCTTGCTCGATTACCGGGACGGCAGTTTCGGCATCGTCGATTACAAAACCGACAGAGTCACCGCCCGTGAGGCGCACGATAAAGCCGAAGAATACGCCCCCCAGCTCGCGCTCTACGCCATGGCGGCCGAAGCCGCCGGGCAGGGGACCGTGCGAAACGCCAGGCTCCATTTCCTGCGGCCCGGCGTAACCGTGGCGGTGCCGGTGGACGAGGCGTCGCGGGCAGCGGCTGCTGCCGCACTGGCGGTGGCGTGCCGCCACATCAGCGGCGGCGAACGTGAGGAAGACTACCCTGCCGACACCTCCTGGTGTCTCCGCTGCGGCTATCGTGTACTGTGCAGCGCCTGCCTCCCGGAGTAG